From a single bacterium genomic region:
- a CDS encoding transketolase family protein, protein MAKATRVSFGEELAAIGATHPDVVVFDADLSKSTQSWMFAEKYPQRFFEMGIQEHNMIGAAAGMALSGKKPFICSFSTFVVGRFEVIRMSIGYSEANVTVVGTHCGVAIGEDGYSQMALEDIALMRTLPNMAIIQPADDREARAAVRFLAEYDQPAFLRLTRQGLEEVHDDNYTFEFGKADELRGGKDAVIFATGGVLHNALQAAEELAAEGLDLRVVNIHTIAPLDVDYVVRAAKETGRVITVEDHSVVGGLGGAVAETLAEHQPTLMKRIGMHSYGRSGTPKDLYTHYELDKDGVKKQIAAFMKG, encoded by the coding sequence ATGGCAAAAGCGACACGCGTATCATTCGGTGAAGAACTCGCAGCAATAGGCGCCACACACCCCGACGTCGTGGTGTTCGATGCTGACCTTTCAAAATCCACGCAATCCTGGATGTTCGCCGAGAAGTATCCTCAGCGGTTTTTCGAAATGGGTATCCAGGAACACAATATGATCGGGGCCGCCGCGGGTATGGCACTCAGCGGCAAAAAGCCGTTCATCTGTTCATTTTCTACATTTGTCGTCGGCCGTTTCGAGGTTATTCGCATGTCCATCGGCTACAGCGAAGCCAATGTCACCGTCGTCGGCACCCACTGCGGTGTGGCGATCGGGGAGGACGGCTACAGCCAGATGGCCCTTGAGGATATCGCACTCATGCGCACGCTCCCGAACATGGCAATCATTCAGCCTGCGGATGACCGTGAGGCCAGGGCTGCGGTTCGTTTCCTGGCGGAGTATGATCAGCCTGCGTTCCTGCGTCTGACTCGGCAGGGACTCGAGGAAGTGCACGACGATAATTATACGTTTGAATTCGGGAAGGCCGACGAACTGCGTGGCGGCAAGGACGCAGTCATTTTCGCAACCGGTGGCGTATTGCATAACGCACTGCAGGCTGCGGAAGAGCTTGCGGCGGAAGGACTGGACCTTCGTGTGGTCAACATCCACACGATCGCACCGCTCGATGTCGACTATGTCGTGCGCGCCGCGAAGGAAACCGGTCGTGTCATTACCGTTGAAGACCACAGTGTGGTCGGCGGACTCGGCGGTGCGGTCGCGGAGACGCTTGCGGAGCATCAGCCCACATTGATGAAGCGCATCGGCATGCACAGTTATGGCAGGTCCGGAACCCCGAAAGATCTCTACACGCATTACGAACTGGACAAGGATGGTGTGAAAAAGCAGATCGCAGCATTCATGAAGGGGTAG
- a CDS encoding transketolase — protein MDLTLPALQRSAQEMRIDIIKMLHAAGSGHPGGSLSLIDILTVLMTRYVKRTPENVEDPDRHRMVLSKGHGVPALYAVLAKLGVIPHDELMTLRRVDSRLQGHPHNASLFAAEASTGSLGQGLSIAQGMAMTAKLDSKPYKVYCVMGDGETQEGQVWEALLSAPMFKLDNLVVILDYNKGQIDGPTNDIVNLEPLADKLRAFNWDVQEIDGHDFEAIDAALEKAQGYGGRPHFIIAHTVKGKGVSFMEDPTEWHGKAPNDEQAAAAVKELEATLN, from the coding sequence ATGGACCTCACACTTCCCGCTCTGCAGCGGTCCGCCCAGGAAATGCGGATCGACATCATCAAGATGCTGCATGCGGCCGGCTCGGGGCATCCGGGCGGCTCGCTTTCCCTCATTGACATCCTCACTGTACTGATGACGCGCTATGTGAAGCGCACACCTGAAAACGTCGAAGACCCTGACCGGCATCGCATGGTCCTTTCAAAGGGGCATGGCGTTCCGGCCCTCTATGCCGTTCTCGCAAAACTCGGCGTCATTCCCCACGACGAGCTGATGACGCTTCGCAGGGTAGACAGCCGTCTGCAGGGACACCCGCACAACGCATCACTCTTCGCTGCCGAGGCCTCAACCGGGTCACTCGGACAGGGACTCAGTATCGCCCAGGGCATGGCCATGACGGCCAAGCTCGACAGCAAGCCCTACAAAGTGTATTGCGTCATGGGCGACGGCGAAACACAGGAAGGGCAGGTCTGGGAAGCGCTGCTCTCGGCACCGATGTTCAAACTTGACAATCTCGTCGTCATCCTGGATTACAACAAGGGACAGATCGACGGACCGACCAATGATATCGTTAACCTCGAACCGCTGGCAGATAAACTGCGCGCCTTCAACTGGGACGTGCAGGAAATCGACGGGCACGACTTCGAGGCCATCGACGCTGCGTTGGAAAAAGCGCAGGGCTACGGCGGCCGCCCGCATTTCATTATCGCACATACGGTAAAAGGCAAGGGTGTTTCCTTTATGGAAGACCCCACCGAATGGCACGGGAAAGCCCCGAACGATGAACAGGCCGCAGCGGCCGTCAAGGAACTGGAAGCCACACTTAACTGA
- a CDS encoding DUF1446 domain-containing protein has translation MKDRIRIASGQGFWGDLIDAPYHQVTRGPVDYVMMDFLAEVTMSIMQKQKLRNPELGYARDLPGQIGRMLPHIVEKNIKVITNGGGVNPLACRDAIFREAEKAGIKGLKVGVVVGDDILEELDAMIAGGIELANMENGAPLSTIRTNIVSANVYFGAFPIVEALKQGADIVITGRTTDTGLTLAPMIYEFGWENDDWNRLSAGTVAGHILECGGQSSGGNFLGDWRAVPDLAHIGFPIVEARPDGSFTVTKHENTGGLVSEATVKEQLLYEIGDPTEYITPDCVADFTSIHLEQEGENRVRVHGIEGRPATEFYKVSASYHDGYSASGTLTYAWPDALDKAKAADAILRERMQDLGLHFDEILSEFVGLNSCFGPLATIPDDINEVVLRIGVRGKDKDHIARFGQEIAPLILTGPPSVTGFAGGRPKPSDVIAYWPALLPKTAVTPKVIVEEN, from the coding sequence TATCATGCAGAAGCAGAAACTGCGCAATCCCGAGCTCGGGTACGCACGTGATTTGCCCGGACAGATCGGGCGCATGCTGCCGCATATCGTGGAAAAGAACATCAAGGTGATTACAAATGGTGGGGGAGTGAATCCACTCGCCTGTCGCGATGCCATTTTCCGTGAAGCGGAGAAAGCCGGGATTAAAGGATTGAAAGTGGGTGTTGTCGTCGGAGACGACATCCTCGAAGAATTGGATGCCATGATCGCGGGTGGTATTGAGCTTGCCAACATGGAAAACGGAGCGCCCCTCTCAACGATTCGCACGAATATTGTTTCTGCAAATGTGTATTTCGGCGCCTTTCCAATTGTTGAAGCGCTAAAGCAGGGGGCTGATATCGTGATCACGGGGAGAACGACGGATACGGGGCTCACGCTGGCGCCGATGATTTACGAGTTCGGCTGGGAGAACGACGATTGGAACAGGCTTTCCGCGGGGACCGTTGCGGGACATATTCTCGAATGCGGCGGTCAGAGCAGTGGCGGCAATTTCCTCGGCGACTGGCGCGCGGTGCCGGACCTTGCGCATATCGGTTTCCCGATTGTCGAAGCGCGTCCCGATGGCAGTTTCACCGTAACCAAGCATGAAAATACGGGTGGACTCGTTTCCGAGGCCACGGTGAAAGAGCAACTGCTGTACGAAATCGGCGATCCCACAGAATATATTACACCAGACTGTGTGGCGGATTTCACCTCCATTCACCTCGAGCAGGAGGGAGAGAACAGGGTGCGCGTACATGGCATCGAAGGCCGTCCCGCAACCGAGTTTTACAAGGTGTCCGCTTCCTATCACGACGGGTATTCCGCGTCAGGGACCCTGACGTACGCCTGGCCGGACGCCCTCGACAAGGCCAAAGCTGCCGATGCCATCCTTCGTGAGCGCATGCAGGATCTGGGGCTGCATTTCGACGAAATTCTCAGTGAGTTTGTCGGACTCAATTCCTGTTTCGGTCCCCTTGCAACCATCCCCGACGACATCAATGAAGTCGTTCTTCGCATCGGCGTGCGCGGGAAGGACAAGGATCACATCGCCCGTTTCGGACAGGAAATCGCGCCGCTTATCCTTACCGGACCGCCATCCGTCACCGGCTTCGCAGGTGGACGTCCCAAACCCAGCGACGTCATCGCGTACTGGCCTGCCCTGTTACCAAAAACCGCTGTTACACCGAAAGTAATCGTGGAGGAGAACTGA